From one Desulfobaculum bizertense DSM 18034 genomic stretch:
- a CDS encoding peptidylprolyl isomerase, producing MRKLIALVIAASLMVILSFSMALAEKPGPGPVVVMETSEGTMMIMLDEKKAPKSVENFLRYVDEGFYNGTVFHRVISGFMIQGGGFDENMRRKDTHEAITNEANNGLENLRGTIAMARTPQVDSATSQFFINTVDNSFLNYRDSSDRGFGYAVFGRVIRGMDVADRIEGVKTNARNNMPLKNVVIEKVFRYKDK from the coding sequence ATGCGTAAGCTGATTGCACTTGTGATTGCGGCGAGTCTGATGGTGATTCTGAGTTTTTCCATGGCACTGGCAGAGAAGCCGGGACCGGGTCCTGTTGTGGTGATGGAGACGAGCGAAGGCACGATGATGATTATGCTGGACGAGAAAAAGGCACCGAAGAGTGTTGAGAATTTTCTTCGTTACGTGGACGAGGGCTTTTACAACGGCACGGTTTTCCACCGCGTTATTTCTGGCTTTATGATTCAGGGTGGTGGTTTTGACGAGAACATGCGCCGCAAGGATACGCATGAGGCTATTACCAACGAAGCAAACAACGGCCTTGAGAACCTGCGTGGAACTATCGCAATGGCCCGCACTCCGCAGGTCGATAGCGCAACCTCCCAGTTCTTTATCAATACCGTGGACAACTCCTTCCTGAATTACCGCGACAGCTCTGATCGTGGCTTTGGCTACGCCGTCTTTGGCCGCGTTATCCGTGGCATGGACGTTGCCGACCGCATCGAGGGCGTTAAAACCAACGCACGTAACAACATGCCCCTGAAAAATGTCGTTATCGAAAAAGTCTTCCGCTACAAAGACAAGTAG
- a CDS encoding acyl-CoA thioesterase, protein MKSKRVSESKITLVQQMLPQDTNPAGNVHGGVMLKLIDTAGGVCATRHVRANVVTASIDRLDFLEPVYVGDLVHVHTSVNYVGTKSMEVGVRVEAENLYTGECRHTATAYLTFVSLDETGRPQLVPQLIAETEDEKRRMQEAQERRKQRLAERKKEKAAQKN, encoded by the coding sequence GTGAAGTCGAAACGAGTATCCGAGAGTAAAATTACGCTTGTACAGCAAATGCTTCCACAAGACACCAATCCTGCGGGCAACGTTCATGGCGGAGTAATGCTCAAGCTAATCGACACGGCGGGCGGAGTGTGCGCGACACGCCACGTGCGTGCGAATGTTGTAACGGCGAGTATCGACAGGCTGGATTTCCTTGAACCGGTGTACGTCGGCGACCTCGTGCATGTTCATACAAGCGTGAACTACGTGGGAACGAAATCAATGGAAGTTGGGGTGCGAGTAGAGGCAGAGAACCTGTATACAGGGGAATGCAGACATACGGCGACGGCATACCTCACCTTTGTATCGCTAGACGAAACAGGGAGACCGCAACTGGTTCCCCAGTTGATTGCAGAAACCGAAGACGAAAAGCGAAGAATGCAGGAAGCCCAGGAAAGACGAAAACAGCGCCTGGCTGAACGCAAAAAAGAAAAAGCCGCTCAAAAAAATTAA
- the cysQ gene encoding 3'(2'),5'-bisphosphate nucleotidase CysQ, with product MKRDELDNIAEKLREVAREAGELIIQIYEEGFDVEFKADESPITRADRASHNHVSKRLAELFPDIPLLSEEGQHLPYEERKKWTRFFLLDPLDGTKEFVKRNDDFCVNIALLEGETPVLGVIHIPTRKLDYWGGPNLGAYRSAANGKKEKITTHGPGAGGAIALASRSHPSPATEQYCKERGIARTLNVGSAIKFCMVAEGAAQYYPRFNITWEWDTAAGHALVQGAGGSFTDLKGAAFGYNKPKLDNGGFLCCWK from the coding sequence ATGAAAAGGGATGAGCTGGATAACATCGCAGAGAAGCTCCGAGAAGTCGCGCGAGAAGCCGGAGAACTCATCATACAAATCTACGAAGAGGGATTTGATGTTGAGTTCAAGGCGGACGAATCGCCTATCACACGTGCAGATCGGGCGTCACATAACCACGTGAGCAAACGACTGGCTGAGCTTTTCCCTGATATTCCTCTGCTCTCAGAAGAGGGACAACACCTTCCTTACGAAGAACGCAAAAAATGGACGCGTTTCTTCCTGCTGGACCCGCTGGATGGCACCAAAGAATTTGTAAAACGAAATGATGACTTCTGCGTCAATATCGCATTGCTTGAAGGCGAGACACCAGTGCTAGGGGTCATCCATATCCCCACGCGCAAGCTTGATTACTGGGGCGGCCCAAATCTTGGAGCCTACCGAAGCGCTGCAAATGGGAAGAAAGAGAAAATTACGACACACGGACCGGGAGCTGGAGGCGCAATAGCTCTTGCCAGCCGCTCCCATCCTTCTCCTGCAACCGAACAGTATTGCAAGGAACGGGGCATTGCGCGCACGCTCAATGTTGGAAGCGCAATTAAGTTCTGCATGGTTGCAGAAGGCGCTGCACAATACTACCCCCGGTTTAATATAACGTGGGAGTGGGATACCGCAGCAGGTCATGCGCTTGTACAAGGCGCTGGTGGCAGTTTTACAGACCTCAAAGGTGCAGCTTTTGGCTATAATAAACCAAAGCTCGATAACGGTGGTTTCCTCTGCTGCTGGAAATAG
- a CDS encoding FAD-binding and (Fe-S)-binding domain-containing protein yields the protein MPYKGPHISIAPERLVPRVLGLDFADFKKWPDAVRETAQDLAAELFLIRYNPFIDPERVWKSAQASFGRAKLALSEEFSSVLATGMFRFWNQFKDDMKFRDEVIGRARQFMPEEVIDTRPNSRVECATDATDLRMELPLFVVFPETTAQVRDFVRLANSMNFTIIPRGGGSGLTGGAIPSRRRSVVLSMAKLNKILDIDAEAKTICCQSGVITIDGIKAAAAKNLLFTVDPASKTASSIGGNVSENSGGPFAFEYGTTIDNILSYKIVMPSGELLDVRRKDHPYHKILPHETAVFEIFNDHGELADTISLSGTEVRAEGLGKDVTNKYLGGLPGVQKEGVDGIITEACFTCYDQLEHSRVLCLEFFGRTMRPAMHVIRDVVGLRDQIRREGDLVKISALEEFGIKYVQAIEYHKKSMQYEGQPISVLILQLDSNDQDALDTAVHRIIDIVTPYDEVDIFAARDAKEAEVFWEDRHRLSAISKRTSGFKINEDIVIPLNVVPEFADFLESLNLIYMAKAYRTALQDVGRLPGIGVEDRFINMEFTFASKIINGEIDTAEISDQELEVQIYYFFRDLKSRYMDLSEELEGVHEHMTATRIVIANHMHAGDGNCHVNLPVNSNDPNMMALAEEAIHKVSEQVVDMGGVVSGEHGIGITKISFLPEAKLRALSEYKKQIDPKDIFNPGKLTSRKLPAPTYTFSFNKLIEDISTTGLADKERLMSMLTNIQNCTRCGKCKQVCPMYKPSKSLIHHPRNKNISLGALIEAVYYSQVTEGNLDKQLLDRLRDLVDHCTACGKCMAVCPVKINTPEVTLHMRTFLEEKGAGGHPVKERVLHFLAKSPSSRVPRAAKAAALGQTFANRGVGLIPAPWRKRMENPMFTGKGPGLGLKNLDDALHLSRGSFFVPQNAAPDTPAVFYFPGCGAGLFANNIALAGLYLLFRAGIPVVLPPEHMCCGYPLITAGCEEAFNTNRSRNIEKIADLMRNAQEAGLNVRHVLTSCGTCREGLKEYHLDTLATPLSHKDVTQFVSEQARELMTALPADDRPLLYHAACHAEWSGVKATVASGVYAKSLAELSGCDVSTSPGCCGESGMGAFTTPSLYNKLREDKQKRLKKDLADYPKDRPVVVGCPSCRIGIRRSLIAMKDTHKVIHSLEYLAERLGGAKWKKELLAALSSRGEQGMRSVALPAQKEKA from the coding sequence ATGCCATACAAAGGTCCCCACATCTCCATTGCCCCGGAGCGCCTTGTACCCCGTGTTCTGGGACTTGATTTTGCTGACTTCAAAAAATGGCCAGATGCTGTTCGGGAGACTGCACAGGATCTCGCGGCAGAGCTTTTTTTGATTCGCTATAATCCTTTTATTGACCCGGAACGTGTTTGGAAAAGCGCTCAGGCATCTTTTGGCCGCGCCAAGCTCGCCCTGTCCGAAGAATTTTCGTCTGTTCTGGCAACTGGCATGTTCCGATTCTGGAACCAGTTCAAGGACGACATGAAATTCCGTGACGAGGTGATCGGCCGCGCTCGCCAGTTCATGCCCGAAGAAGTCATTGATACGCGTCCCAACTCCCGAGTGGAGTGCGCAACCGACGCAACTGACCTTCGTATGGAGCTTCCGCTTTTTGTGGTCTTTCCTGAAACAACGGCTCAGGTTCGGGATTTTGTCCGTCTGGCAAACTCCATGAACTTCACCATCATTCCTCGTGGTGGCGGATCTGGCCTGACAGGTGGTGCCATCCCGTCCCGGCGCCGCAGCGTTGTTCTGAGCATGGCCAAGCTCAACAAAATTCTCGACATTGATGCCGAAGCCAAAACAATCTGTTGCCAAAGTGGTGTCATCACCATCGACGGCATCAAGGCTGCTGCGGCCAAAAACCTTCTGTTCACGGTTGACCCGGCATCCAAGACAGCTTCATCTATTGGCGGTAATGTCTCAGAGAACTCTGGTGGACCCTTTGCCTTTGAATACGGCACCACCATTGACAACATCCTGTCCTACAAAATCGTTATGCCGTCTGGCGAACTGCTGGATGTTCGCCGCAAGGATCACCCCTACCACAAGATCCTGCCGCATGAGACCGCTGTTTTTGAAATCTTCAATGACCACGGAGAGCTGGCCGACACGATTTCACTTTCTGGCACAGAAGTCCGTGCCGAAGGCCTGGGCAAGGACGTCACCAACAAATACCTTGGTGGTCTGCCCGGCGTGCAAAAAGAAGGTGTCGACGGCATCATTACCGAAGCCTGCTTTACCTGCTATGACCAGCTCGAGCACTCCCGCGTGCTCTGCCTTGAATTCTTTGGCCGCACCATGCGCCCTGCCATGCACGTTATTCGCGACGTTGTTGGGCTGCGTGACCAGATTCGCAGGGAAGGCGATCTTGTCAAAATTTCCGCGCTGGAAGAATTCGGCATCAAATATGTGCAGGCCATTGAGTACCACAAAAAGTCCATGCAGTATGAAGGACAGCCTATCTCTGTCCTGATTCTCCAGCTCGATTCCAACGATCAGGACGCGCTGGATACGGCCGTGCACCGCATCATCGACATCGTCACACCGTATGACGAAGTTGATATTTTTGCTGCACGTGATGCCAAGGAAGCCGAAGTCTTTTGGGAAGACAGACACCGCCTGTCTGCCATCTCCAAACGCACCTCCGGGTTTAAGATTAACGAAGACATCGTTATTCCCCTGAATGTCGTGCCAGAATTCGCAGACTTCCTTGAGTCCCTGAACCTCATTTACATGGCAAAAGCCTACCGTACTGCTCTGCAGGACGTTGGCCGTCTGCCCGGTATTGGAGTCGAAGACCGCTTCATTAACATGGAGTTCACCTTTGCCTCCAAGATCATTAACGGCGAAATTGATACTGCGGAAATCTCGGATCAGGAACTCGAAGTTCAGATCTATTACTTCTTCCGCGACCTCAAGAGCCGCTACATGGACCTGAGCGAAGAGCTGGAAGGCGTGCACGAGCACATGACGGCAACCCGCATTGTCATTGCAAACCACATGCACGCAGGTGACGGCAACTGCCACGTCAACCTCCCGGTCAACTCCAATGACCCGAACATGATGGCGCTGGCAGAAGAAGCCATTCACAAGGTTTCTGAGCAGGTTGTCGATATGGGCGGTGTTGTTTCCGGTGAACACGGAATCGGCATTACCAAGATCTCTTTCCTGCCCGAAGCCAAGCTTCGCGCCCTGAGTGAATATAAAAAGCAGATTGACCCGAAGGACATTTTCAACCCAGGCAAGCTGACCAGCCGCAAGCTGCCAGCCCCGACCTACACCTTCTCGTTCAATAAGCTCATTGAAGACATCAGCACCACAGGTCTCGCAGATAAAGAGCGCCTGATGAGCATGCTGACAAATATTCAGAACTGCACACGTTGCGGCAAATGCAAACAGGTTTGTCCGATGTACAAGCCGTCCAAATCCCTGATTCACCACCCCCGAAACAAGAACATCAGCCTTGGTGCCTTGATTGAAGCGGTGTACTATTCTCAGGTGACAGAAGGGAATCTGGACAAGCAGCTGCTGGACCGCCTGCGTGATCTCGTCGACCACTGTACTGCCTGCGGCAAGTGCATGGCCGTGTGCCCGGTGAAGATCAATACCCCAGAAGTGACGCTGCACATGCGCACCTTCCTCGAAGAGAAAGGCGCAGGTGGGCATCCCGTCAAGGAACGTGTCCTGCACTTCCTTGCCAAAAGCCCCAGCAGCCGCGTCCCGCGTGCCGCCAAGGCTGCCGCTCTGGGCCAGACCTTTGCCAACCGCGGCGTTGGACTTATCCCTGCTCCGTGGCGCAAACGCATGGAGAACCCAATGTTCACAGGCAAAGGCCCCGGCCTTGGCCTCAAGAACCTTGATGATGCCCTGCATCTGTCTCGCGGTTCCTTCTTTGTGCCCCAGAATGCCGCACCAGACACCCCGGCAGTTTTCTACTTCCCGGGTTGTGGCGCAGGTCTCTTTGCGAACAACATCGCACTGGCAGGTCTTTATCTGCTCTTCCGCGCCGGAATCCCCGTGGTTCTGCCGCCAGAGCACATGTGCTGTGGTTATCCGCTGATTACAGCAGGCTGCGAAGAAGCGTTCAACACGAACCGCTCCCGCAACATTGAAAAAATCGCAGACCTTATGCGAAATGCTCAGGAAGCCGGACTGAATGTCCGCCACGTCCTGACATCCTGCGGCACCTGCCGCGAAGGTCTGAAAGAATACCATCTCGACACACTGGCAACGCCATTGTCCCACAAGGATGTGACGCAGTTCGTGTCGGAACAGGCCCGAGAGCTGATGACAGCCCTGCCCGCAGACGACAGACCGCTGCTGTATCACGCGGCCTGCCACGCTGAATGGTCAGGAGTTAAGGCAACGGTCGCCTCTGGTGTCTATGCCAAATCCCTTGCCGAACTTTCCGG